The Lacticaseibacillus rhamnosus DNA window TCCAGTTGTTGCATTAGTCGGCTACACAAATGCCGGCAAAAGCACGACCATGAACGGGCTGCTGCAGCTTTTTGCGGATCGCCCGGAAGACAAACAGGTCTTCGAAAAAGACATGCTATTTGCCACGCTCGATACCAGTGTTCGCCAAATCACCTTGCCTGATAATCGCAAATTCCTTCTGAGCGACACGGTCGGTTTCGTCTCCAAACTGCCGCACAACCTCATCGACAGCTTCAAAGCCACCCTTGCTGAAGCTGCCAACGCCGACTTGCTCATTCAGGTAGTTGATTATTCCGATGAGAATTACCCGGAAATGATGGCCATCACCGAAAAAACGCTCCGTGAAGTCGGCATCACCAATATCCCGATGATCGAAGCTTACAACAAAGCCGATTTACGCGAAGGCACCCGTTATCCGGAAATAAACGGCCAACGCCTCGTCTACTCGGCTCGTGACAAACGCTCGCTCCAAGCCCTCACCGATCTCATCAAAGCCAATCTCTTCGGCCAAGATGAAGAACACACCTACCTGATCCCATTTGATCAAGGTCAGCTCGTCAACTACCTCAATCAGGAAACTGTGGTCAAAACCACTGACTACACGGAACACGGCACGCGCATTACAGCCGTTGTTAACCCGGTTCAAAAAGGTAAGTTGGCACGGTTTGCGGTAAAAGAAGGCGTTTAATTTACGCTTCAAAGCAAGACAAAAACGCTTTGCCTTTCCCTGCTTAATAATTGTAAGCAGGGGTGGCAAAGCGTTTTTTTGTTGCAGTACGAGTCGCGGTGTGCTTAGAAATCGGGAAAATGCAGCCCTGATCACAGCGAAGCCACAAGTAGCCTCTTAACGGAATTTCTAAATTGAAAAACGCCACTTAAAATGTCAAATATGAATTTCAATCAAGCTTCTACAAACCCGACTACTCCAAAATACCGAATTTATACCCGTTACTGCGATAATACGCAATAATCTTGGGCAGTGTTTTAACGGTTAGATCCTTCCCCACGGCATCATGCATTAATACAACGCGTACGTGGCTGTCGGGATAAACCATCAAAGACCGCAAGTGATACTGTAGCATAGCTTCCTCTGTTTTCGGCGCTTGTGCCGGACCCAAAGCATCCCCAACTGCCGCGTTCCAATCGATCCAATCAAGTCCTAAGCGAACTAAACCAGTATCAGCTCCAGTCAAGCCTTTCCAACTAAAATGGCCACCCGGATAGCGCCATAGGTGAGTATTGAAATCGGGTCCCAAAGCTTGTTTCACAGCAGTCTGCTCTGTTTTAGCCTCATTTTCAATTGCCGATGTTGCACCCACTCGATTCGGATAAAGCAAATTGTAGTTGTGTGTCATACTGTGCAAACCAATTGCATGTCCGGCATCATACTCAGCTTTCAAGACCGGTGTCGTTTCCGGCGAAAGTTGGCGACCCACAACGAAAAAGGTACCATGAACGCTTTCCCGATTAAGAATATCCAAGACTTGAGGAGAAATGATGGTATTCGGACCATCGTCAAATGTCAGGAACACGACTTTTTCTTTGATGCTGCTAGTGTTTGGGGCGGTCATCTCTTGTTTGACTTGAGCGATGGGGTAAGCATACGGGTCGGCTGCAGGAATATGGGTACGCCCAGAATTCGATTGTACCTGCTCAGACGACTGCCGCCGAGCCGCCTCTTGTTGGCGACGTGATGCCGCCTGCTTGCTAAACATGCTACGTTTTGATTCACTTATACGAACCGAGGCGTAATGGCGGCTAGCACTAAGCGACTTCGCTACATTAGTCTGGTGATCAACATACAACTTTAACGAAAAACAGATTATAACGGCCAATACCGCAATTAGCGCAAGGCCCCACCCTAACAAAAGATATTTGTGTTTCACGCTTACCCTCCACATTGTGATCAAAGATTATCCGAAGTTGAGTTTACCATGAGACACTTAAAAAAACGGTAAAATGGTTTTCTTTTAATCAAGTCATCATATATGTGAGTCGTTCCCGCAGATAAGCACCAAACCCAATATCATTTAAGTTTTGCCTGATTCAGCATATAATTCGATTTCAAATAATATTGAACATCATCGAATTTCTTAATGACCGCCTTCTCACTTTTATTTGGCTTTGTCGTAAGCTTATTGTCAATCATATAATGATTTTTTTCGCCAAAAACAGGGACTTGTGCCTCGAGATCTTGCAGCACTTGCATATACTGTGAACCTTTCCATCCCACGTGTGAAAAGATTTCCGGAAGAACAAACATAGGACTCATGGTCTGTCCTTGTCCGGAAAAATCCTTGGCCATCAATTTTTTGGCCGCCTGATTAGACCACATGACGTAAGGTGTATTGTAATAATTCTCGTAGCCTTCCCGTGTCGACTGCTTCAAATTAACACCAAGCATTTTATATGTTGAATTCTTGTCGCCGCCCCATGGATTATGATCACCCCAGAAGGCTAAAACAACAGGTTGATCTAGTTGATCTAGCTGATCCTTAAGTTCCAAGAGCGCATCCGAAGTCTCTTTAATGCCAGTCAGGTAATTGTTAATGATGGCGTAATCCTTTTTGTTATATCCCTTTTTCCACGGTAGCAATGTGTCGCCATCAAAATCAGTGCCATATGGACCGTGGTTTTGGATCGTGACTGTTTGATTAAAGAATTGCTTACCATTTGCGTTTACGGCTTTCAATTGCTTGACGAGATCAGTAAACACTTCTGAATCAGGAACAACGTCCACATTAGCAACATTCTTGTCATAATAGTTTTCTCTGAAGAGTGTCTTTTGGAAACCGAGATATCGATCAATATTTTGGCGATTATAAAACCATGCATCGCCCGGGTGCATAAATCTGGTGACGTATTTTTGCTCATTGAAATAATGAACAAATGAATTAGTCATACCATTAATGGGGCTTAAATCCGCAAAACCGGTCAGCACCTTGCGTTCCGTATCCACAGTTCCACCACCAAAAATTGTGGTCGTCAATTCACCTGCCATACCTTCAGATGCTACCTGATGAAATCCCGCGTAGACAGAAGGATCGATATCCAATTGATCCCACTTAGAAAAATCTTGGAAAGCTTCCAGCTGAATTGTAATCACGTTCACGCGCTTATTGGCAGGAATATTTTGGTACTGATATTGAGTCAGCGCCGATTTGGCACTTGCGGCATCATAATTCTCAGGCGGAAGTAACCAGTCGTTTTTAACTGAGTGAATAAAAGAAAACATGTAGCCATTAACAACATAGCGATCTGCATCTGGTCCCCAGGGGTCATTGTTCGCCAAAGTATAATAATCATCGACTAAGTAGTACCGATGAAGCATGAAAGCCGATCCGACCATCACAAGAACAAGTGCGATTATGCGCGTATTCCAACGAATCATCGCAGGTTTAAGAAATAGACCAACGATGATAGTCAGTATCAACAAGCTACCAATGATAAAGAAGTACTTTACCGGTGGAATATAACTATATCTTGAACCCATATTGCTAGCTTCTGATGCCAAAGAAATATCTGCAAATTCGAAGGGATAGTCACGATATTGCAACATGAAGTAATTAACCATAGCAACAATAATAGCTAGGGCTTGCCCGACAAAAATTGCCAATTGCACCCGATTAAAAATCAAGTAAGTTACGAGCATGACAACGAAGATCGGCAAAATGTTGAACAAAACCAAACGTGCACTTGAAAAAACAAGGAGCGTTAATTTTAAGTCGTAGTCACCAGATGCCAAGTAAATCGTTACGATGCCAGTTATGATAGCCATGATTAAAAGGACAAAAGCATTTCTTAAAAATAGCGCAATCTGGTAGCGATTAAAGCCTTTGTAGGTTTTAAAAAGACGGTTGTTAGCCTCAATGCGCGCACTTTTCTCCAATCCAGTGTTGCGCACGAATAACCGATAAAACCGTGGTGATACCACTAGCGAATGAGGTGCCAAAAATCCCATCTTAGCCTTAAGCGTTCGTGCTTGAGGAAGAAGATGTCCATGATCATCAATATCCAGTCCAACATGGCGGCTATCTGGGGTTACCCAGTTAAGCAAAAAGTCCGGCACATCAGCTACCAACCAAGTATTCGCTTTAACACGCCGATGAGACCGTTTACTTAAGCGCTTACCGAATTGCCGCCAACGTTCTTCTGTTAATGAAACGCTTAACAAATAATGCCAGAAAACAGCTTGATACTTTAGCTCCTCAATTTGCTTCAGTTTAAATCTCAGTTCGTTTAGAAGTAACGGCAAAAGAATCCAACATCGGATTGGGCGATATCGTAAGTAAAAAAAAAAGGACAGCTACTTTGATATTTAACCGACTAAAACGTGTCTCAAGATCAATCACAAACACAAACCTCCCAAAAAGAAATCCATCCCCAAATGGACTTTAATAACCACTTATAATTTAATCGCATTCAGTTCATAAAATTAATGGTATCACGTCTAGTTTACAAAAGATACTTTAAAAGATATCCCTGTCATAATATGCAATTTTGCACTGAAATGAAAACCGTCTTTTTAAATACAAACAAATGTTAATAAGCGAAAAAACTCAAGCCAGAGTCAGTGTACATCTTTAGAACGTGAAAACCCCCAATTGTCGACAATGGCGACAATTGGGGGTTAATCGAAAACTAAAAAGCCATTTGATAAGGAATAAAGGTCTTATATGCACCACTGATTAAGAAGATTAACACAAAGATGACGCCACAAACACCTACCATTGCTAATGTTCGCGTCTTTTTTGGCATAATCGAAAAGACGATGGTAGGCAAAACAACCGTCTCTGTGGTTGTTGCAATTGTCGAAAGTCGCCCACCAATTGTTGATAACTGTGACAAAGACAGCAATGTTAAGGTGGCAAATAAGTAAACCAACATCAGGAACTTAAACTTGTCTTTGCCACCAATCAAGGCATCCGCAACAATACCACGTTGTAAAATATAAAAACCGGTTATACAGATCAAAACCTGCATAAGGGTTACCGGGTCAAATAAACCCGCTGATAAATAATTAGCGTTTGTGACGTACGGTGCATAGCGTGGTAATGTGTGCACAATGATCACACTTAAGATTTTAGGAGCAATAAAACCTCCCGCTGCACCCAGAACAAGAAAACCAAGCACCCATTTAAAAGTGATCTTGCGAAATAGAAGCCAAAATGGATATATGAGCAAAAAGAATAGAGCCGAAACATGGATCGTTGCTGATAAACCAACTACCAACACAAATGGCAACGGCTTCTCATCGTAAACAAACTTTAGTGCCAACATGCAAATGACACATACAAGTGACGCACGAATCTGTCCCATATCGCGCATAAAGAAAAAGCGACTCATATAATATGCAATCGGAATGATCGCAGGCCGAAAGTATTCTTTAGCGAAGCAATAAAATAAGACTAACGTGACCGTTGCCCAAGCTAAAAGGAAAAGCCAAAACGGTGCATGAACCAAGTTGAAGACATTGCGCAAGAATAAAAATCCAGGTTCGACTTGACCAGCTGAATAATCACCCGCATAGATTGTCTTGTATGGCAAAAAATCATTACCAGTTTCATATCGCAAACCTGCAACAACAGCAAGCATGAAGACACCCAGCCATGCCCAAACGGACGACATTGTCACACGTCCGAGTAACATGAAGATTATCATAATTGCAAAGAGACCTAAATAAAAAGCCACAACATCATTCTCCTACTGCCCTTTATGCGATCAACGTTTCATCATTTGCCGATGAAGCCCTCTGGTTTACCACTGTTAAGCTTGGTTTAACACAGTCCCGATTAAAGTAGCCGGTAACTGTCGAACTTGGGCAATTGTCTGCGCTACACGATGCTTAGAAGGGCCATTAGCCTTGGTAACAATCACAACACCTGTTGCAAGCTCGGCAATTAAGCCCGCTTCACTAGCATCAGCCATCGCCGGGCCATCAATTAAGATTAAATCAAATTGATGTCTTACTTGATCAAGAAAGGTTTTAAATGAAGATCCTGCCAGTAGCTTGGCCGGATCACCAAGCTCACTGCCAGCAGGGGCTACAGCGAGTTGTTGAATCTTGGTGTTAATAACAAGATCGTCAACGTTAACCGCCTGAGCGTCATTGACATGAATCAGGGAAGAAAGTCCTTCAGTATCCTTAACGTCAAACACTGAAGCTAAAATCGGCCGATGTAGGTTACCTTCGACCAACAACGTCTTTTTACCTTCCATTGCAAAGCTAGCAGCAAGATTAGCTGCCACGTAAGATTTACCCTCACCTTCTGTAGCAGAGGTGATAAGTAAAACTGGCCGATCAGACCGACTCATCTGTAACGACAAGTTATTTCTGAGTGTCCGAAATTCTTGGCTAGAGACGGACGCATCACTCACAAATTGATGTGCAAGTTCATTTGTCATGGAAAACTCCTTTAAATTAAACACGATCAAGTCAAAACCGTTATATCATACAGAGATCAGTTCATAGCTTCTTCGTCGAGATAACACCAAGAACCGGTGCTTTTGCGACCTTAATCAGCGTCTCTTTTGTCTTAATAGTTGCCTGTTTAATTTCTCTAAGAACAATCCAGGCAAGACCAACTAAGAATCCTATAATCGCACCAATCACGATGAGGACAAGCGGTTTGGTACCTGCAGCAACATCACTAGGTTCTGCTTTAGCTAAAATTGTAACGGTATCTGTATGATTCGTAATTGACGAAATGGTCTTTTGAAATGCCGCCGCTACCTCGTTGGCAATTGACGCAGCATCATTGGCATTTTTTGCCGTTGCATGAATCGAAAAGGCACGCGAATTATCTTCATTGTCTACCTTAACCTGTTTTTGCAAATCACCACTACTAATTTTCAGCTGTTCTTTTTGAAGTAATTGTGCAGATGCTCTATCATAAACAGCCGCTGTTTTAAACAAAGATTTACCAGTAGCCAGTAACTCCGAATCATATTGGTTTTGATTTAAAATCTGGCTCAGTGATTCAGTATTATTCTTCTGCTGATTGACAACGGCCAGAGCAGTTGATGAATAAGACGGTTTCTTGACACCATAAGCATAACCGCCTGCGATCACAGCGCCCAGCAACAAAGTGCAAAGTGCCAACCACCAGTTCTTTCGAAGTGAGACCAGCAATTCTTTCATACTCAATAAGTTATCCATGATTCCTCCATCATAAACACATTTCTTAATTATAGACAGCCGCCTTCATTATTTGCGTTTTCATCATACCGCAACATCGGCAAAAGTCATACGTTTGATCCAGATTTAAAGAAATTTGCAAAGGTTTTTCCCCACGCGATGGTACCTTGTTTTATAGAGGACAAAAGCGTGCTATCAATCATCTTATAGTAATAACTCGGCCAACGCCAGTTATTATAAGCGGCTTGAACTAGAATCGGGAAGAACAGCAGAAAGTAAATGTTACCATTCGTTAATTCAAGCCCCAACCATAAACCTACCAAGTTAGCACCCGCAGAAATAAGAAAAGCCTTGGTATAGGGAATAATGTTTGCATTAGCAATATAAGAGGCATGAACCGAGTGTTGCTGATAAAGAAAATAATACAGGATTAATGGTAAAAAGACTTCCAGTGTCGGGACAGAGGCGGGCTTGATCAACTTCAGTAATGGGAAAATCACTAATAGCGTCCCTACCGATGCGATAAGAAAAAGCCAAACATAGGCGGCAACGGCTTTGGAAGTCTTATCGCGGATAGAAGCAAAATCTTGTTTAACAAAATTTGACTGTAAAATCGGATTATAGGCGCCGTTGATAGCAGAAGAGGCAGTTCCTATTGCAGACGCAAATTGGACCCCTACCGAATAAACACCCGTCACGGACAGAGGTAAAAAGGCTCCAGCCATCAGTGACATCCCCTGAGAAGTTACATAATTAGACATGCTGACAAGGCCATCACGCCAGGTATTTGGCCAGATAAACAAAAAGATTTCCTTAATTTCATGCCAATTCATGGGTGACTTCAGTACATCACGATGAGATCGAACCTCTTCATCTTGCCAGTAAAAATGACTGCAGATGGTTCGGAAAATAATACCATACATCACCAGTCCGATAACTGGTGATAGAATGGACGGATAAATCAGAAAGCCACCAAATGTTAGCAGAATCTGGAGTGACCGTGAGAATACCTGTGCCTTATTGACTGAATCGATTTTACCCGATCCGCGAAGCAATGCCGAAAAATAGCCGAAATACAAGTTTAGGAAAAGCGAGAAACAAAATACCAGCCATGTCCACTTATATTCAGCATCTGGTAATTTGCTGAACACAAACGCGTTCATATAAATGGTCCCGAAAATCCCAACCAGCACAACGGCAACTATCGCTAGAATCATATAAATCGCGCGGGCAGCGTGAATCGTGGAGGCCAATAAATGATAATTAATCACGGTATGATCATGTTCCTTATCTACCCCACGTGATTTCAGCGTTTTGGCTCCTGACCAAATATAAGCAATATTACGGGCAAACGCCGGATCAAAGCCAAAATCAAACAAAGCAATCAGGCCGTTGATGCTTAAAATCAAATACCAATAGCCAATCTCTTGCGAATTAAGGAAATGAAAGATGATTGGTAGCAATAAAAAGTTGCTTGCCATCGAAAAGATCGTTCCTGCATAACTCCATACAATGCTTTTTCTTGTCACTTCAAACCGATTTGGCAATTTGCTTCCTCATTTCACTTAGTTTCAAAACTTGCATAAATTCGTCGCAGTCGTTGTTGCATCAATGGCCACGCGAATTCTTTTTGGTATATTTGTCGCATTAAAACCGCTTCTTTGGCCCAATCTTGGCGCTTGTCAACAAGCTCCTGCAACCCAGCCGCAATACCTGACTCAGAAGGTTCGCAAACCGCACCAAAACCATATTTGGTTAACCAGTTCGACATACCAGACCGCTTAATCATTAACAGCGGTTTTCCCAATTCCATAGCTTCAAAGAACTTATTTGGTGAAGCATAGAGATGATTTTTAAGGACGGGATCATAAAGCGCGACTAAGATATCAGCCGTTTTCTCGATTCCGTTGACTTTCTCGTAAGGCACAACGCCTAAATAGTCAATTCGTTGATCGCGTTTGGCCGCGTCCGCAAACATATTTTGAAATTGTCCTTGGCCAGCAACGGTTAATGATAGCGCCGGATTATTTTCAACGGCACCTAACAATTCCGGTAAGCATCGGTACGGGCTAAGTCCACCAATGTATACGATTCTAAAGCTCGTTTGTTTTGGATTTATAACCTCGGCATCTGCAGCAACTGAACTATCTAATGGCGAATTGTAGATCACAGCCAGATTTTTAGGCTTAGCAGGTTCAATTTGGCGCCGGCGGTCTTCAGAGCAGATTAGCGTCCAATCCGCCGTTGCCATTGTCACGTTCTCCCAGTGAACGACCATTTTCCGATACCATTCAGGATAATTGCGCGTGTCAGGTGCATAGTCGAAGATATCATAAACGAACTTTGTTTTTGTTTTCTTAACAACCTTTGCCGTCACATAACCGGTATGCACATTACATGCCTGAACCGCATCGTATTCGTGTAAATGTTTACGAAGCCAGCGATACAAGAAGGCTTCAAAGCGGATGAACGCAAGGACCTTAAAATATTTAAAAGAATACGACAACTTGATTCCAGTGAAGATGGCCTTCAGTTTCTGACCGTCAAATTCAAAAGTATCGGTCGTCATTCGACCATGTGGCTCCTCCCGCCACCCAAGAATTGTCACATCATGGCCGGCAGCCTGCAAAGCGGCACTCTCTTTTAATAATCTAGAATCATCATCCACATGTCCCGTAGACACAAATAATATCTTCATGGTTCCTCCTGATCCACTCACTCTCTTCGCATAGAACGTCTGCATCGCAAAGTTAATAGACGTATTTTAGCAAAAATGGAAAAATATCCAAAACTCTGAATTTGTAAAGCAGCATCTTAATGACCAACTTCTTGTCTTTCTTGTATAGCATTAACTTTTTAAACGAATATTGGGCCATCTTGTCGCGGATATGCCGCTTAAGCCCAAGGTCGTTTGATGCCGCAAGATTTTGAAAATAAATCGACAACCGTCTCCTCAGTATGTATTCATCAACATCTTTATTTGCGGCAACATCACTCGAACGTAGCACGCGTTCGACTTCATCGACCACCTTTGCATAATCGGTTAACTTCTCGGTGTTAATCTTGTGAGCAATGGAACCTGCATGCTGGTAGTAAACATACAAAGCATCGTGTAACCGATAAATGTTATTGGCACGCAGCAGAATAGGCAGGAAAAAGGCCAAATCCTCGGCATACTGTAAATTCTCGAAGCGTTCAGTGCCGATAAGCTTTCTTGCAAATACTTTGTTATGCGGAAATCCACCGATAGGATCATGGGCACCCGTCAACATTTCATGTAAGATGTCAGCAAGCTTAGTCTTCTCAGCTTTCTTCACTGCTGGCGCCTCTTTTGGAACCTTATCTTTTTCGACCAATGAGAGATAATCAAAGACGAGCAAATCAAAGCCGGTGCCCTTGATAACCCGTAGAATGCGATTGACTGCACCAGGAAGAAGTACATCATCGGCATCTATAAACCAGACATACTTACCATTAGAATTGTCCAGACCAGTATTACGTGCAAATGCCACGCCACGGCGATTTTCATCAATTATGACAGTGTCGGCATGTGTCTCATGATAATGCTGTAACAAACTCGCACTGTTATCAGTCGAGCCATTATTGACGAGGATGATTTCTACCTCAGGTGGCACTTCACCCAAACTTTTAAATAGTCTCGGTAAATACTGTTCACTGTTAAACACTGGAATGACGATACTCAATTGATAATTCATGGTGTCCTCCGGTTATGATGGCTGGATCAAAGCTTCAAATGACACTCATTATTCTTTGTCATGCAACAGGAAAGCTGCTGATCCAGGCCATAAAAATAAAGCCTGCACACTGATGGGTAGACGTTCTGCCGCAATATGTTGTGACTTTCTTGAGCATTATACCACAGCCCTACCGCTTTCCTGCGACAAACCTAGCAACTTAAGGCAACCTTACATTAGGCGACAATAGCTTCTCCTCCGTGGTATGCCAATGCTTCTCACTAAATGTCATCATGTCGGCGTCGGGACGAATCCGCATCTTCTCCCTTAACGCTTAACCACTTCATATTTACCAAAAAAATCCTAAAGCCACCATAAAGAATAAGCGCTAAACACGTCAAAATATTTATGATTCCTGCTATATCAAATAACCTAGACGGCTGATAGCCAAGCGTCACCTGGTTGCTTCCCTTGCGAGGCGTTACGATGAGTGCACCAATATTACTCCGATGATATTCTGACCGCGACAACAGGGTACCATTTAACATCACTGTTGAATGTCGATATACAATAGCCGGAATCAGCACTGATTTTCGGCTTTTTGCTTTCCACTTATAAACAACTTGACTATCAGAGTTAACGCCTATGACTACTTTTAGTGGATGATTCAAAATCTGACTTTTATAAGCATCATAAGCAAAAAGGGTGTTGCCGGTTTGTGTTACAGGTAGGTAGTCTGGCGTATTTTTGGTAATAACGCTAAAGACGTGTGACTGATCATAGGCATGATTGAACAAATCTCGAATTTTACTTTGATCTTTAATGGTCGAGTCAGCGCTAACAGCCAATTGATCCCCTCTCCATGCTGATGCCTTTTCGTTAACCCACGTATAGCCATTAATCAGGTTTAATCCCGCAAGACTAATAAAAGCGGCGGCGATTAAGCGCAACTGCATAAAGTTACCACGCCCGAGTTTCTGAAGTGACAAGACTGCCCCTAAAATAATCATCGTCAAGGCAACCGCATTAAACCGCTGAGGAAATTGAATTGTTTGAATGACAGGGAAATGCTTTCCTATGACATTCCACGGAAAAAGTGGCGAACTGAGCCAGAGAAATAAAAGTCCGTCAACATTGATGATTTTTTCATACAAAGCAAGGTTTTTCCAACTCAATGCCGCAAAGACCAGTTGAATCACGACAACAAATGACAGAATCAAGCCAAAGTCCAAACGTGTCATATTGCCCAGCGATAATTGTGAGGCGCTCCCGATCAGGTCTTTAACCCGGTACGGCATAACCAGGCTTTCGTGATGTAAATCAATCAATGCGGCCAACGTTGCTGCGTTTAGTCCCACCGCGATGGCAACAGCCCCACCTGCAGCTAATAATGTTCGGTAACGATCCCGGGCGAGATAAAGACCCGGAATAAAGAAAACAACCGCGCTTAATACATACAGTAAGGCTGTAAAGTTCTGAACTGCCAGTAGACTTCCAGCAGCCAAGCCAAAGAGAACCGGGTTTATCGGCCGATCATGATTCCTCACCATCCGAATTAATGGAATGGTGGCGAAAGGCAAAAGTGCGGCCCCCCAACCTCTTAATGCTGTGTCTGTGACGTAAAACATGACTAGTGGCGTACCCATGTATAGCACCGCTGCACCAAATGCTAATTGCCTTTTGACCCGACAATAGCGTGCCAAAAAATACATGCCGCTTCCCGCTGTCAGTAAACATAAAAAGCTTGAGATAATCTGCGCTCTAAACCAAGTTTTAACCAGAATTAAAATAAAACCGTTTAAATAAGCAAACGCACTTCCATAAACAGCATTAACAACCCGTCCTGACTGCCGAAATGCATAAATCGATTGGAAAAAGTTGAAGTGGCCATTTTTAATTTGCATTGCGGCTTCATAAAAACGATTCCATTGAAATTCCCAATCATCTCCAATTGCCATTGCATGGTAATTAATCTGCGGAGCTAAGACAACGAGTGCCATTACAATAATCCCCACGATCCATAAACCATCACGCTTCCATTTTACGCCCCTGATTTCCTGCATCTTTATTGTCCCCATCCTCTATCATCTCGTCTAAGATCTTCAATGATAATAGTTTACACGCTCAGAGTAGAAAAGTGTCACGACCATTAACAACCGACCGACTTAACAGAAAAACACCTTGTAGCCGCTGATAACAATTCTACCAGTTATTACAAGGTGTTTAACGTAGAGCCGGTTCTAAAAACCCCTGACGCTTATTTAACTGTTAAACCACTTTTATCAATCCAATAGGTCTGGCCATTTGCAAATTGTACCTTAACATAGGTGCCACGATCTGTCTTTTGCTCAACAGAGGCATGAACCTGCTGACCGTCAAACCGCTTTGCATTATCATTACCACCCAGTGTTGTAATACTGGTATGGTATGGACCGTCCACATACAAGCCATCAGTACGGGTCTTCTGATTGATAACGGCACTATAACTAACGCTCTTTGTAGATAGAATTGGACTTAAAGACGAAAAACTCGTTAGTGCCAATTTATCAGTCCAATACGTTTTACCATTTCCTAACCTAATTTGAACGTAGGTTGAGTGCGTCGGACGCGAAGTTGTCGCTTCGTTGATGACCTGCACTAACCGGCCATTTAATGATTTGGTATTGGCATTACCGATCGCAGTCGCAGCGGATGTATGATATGGGCCTTCCTGATACAAACCATCGGCGCGATGAGTCTGATCAACTATGGCAAGATAGCTTACAGACTTAGTAGTAAGAATCTTATCGTAACTCGATGTCCCAGTCGCTGTCGTCGTTGTCAAGCCGCGTTTGTCAATCCAGAAAGTCTGGCCATTCGCTAATTTAACTCGATTATAAGTTGTACCACCGGCTCTAGTTGTAACGGCTTCAGCAATCACCTGAACCTTTTGACCGTTATACTTAGTGGCATCACTGTTACCACCAGATGTTTCAACTGAGGTATGGTAAGGACCGGCAGTATAAATGCCATCAGCACGCCCCTTTTGTTGAA harbors:
- a CDS encoding glycosyltransferase family 2 protein, encoding MNYQLSIVIPVFNSEQYLPRLFKSLGEVPPEVEIILVNNGSTDNSASLLQHYHETHADTVIIDENRRGVAFARNTGLDNSNGKYVWFIDADDVLLPGAVNRILRVIKGTGFDLLVFDYLSLVEKDKVPKEAPAVKKAEKTKLADILHEMLTGAHDPIGGFPHNKVFARKLIGTERFENLQYAEDLAFFLPILLRANNIYRLHDALYVYYQHAGSIAHKINTEKLTDYAKVVDEVERVLRSSDVAANKDVDEYILRRRLSIYFQNLAASNDLGLKRHIRDKMAQYSFKKLMLYKKDKKLVIKMLLYKFRVLDIFPFLLKYVY
- a CDS encoding glycosyltransferase, coding for MKILFVSTGHVDDDSRLLKESAALQAAGHDVTILGWREEPHGRMTTDTFEFDGQKLKAIFTGIKLSYSFKYFKVLAFIRFEAFLYRWLRKHLHEYDAVQACNVHTGYVTAKVVKKTKTKFVYDIFDYAPDTRNYPEWYRKMVVHWENVTMATADWTLICSEDRRRQIEPAKPKNLAVIYNSPLDSSVAADAEVINPKQTSFRIVYIGGLSPYRCLPELLGAVENNPALSLTVAGQGQFQNMFADAAKRDQRIDYLGVVPYEKVNGIEKTADILVALYDPVLKNHLYASPNKFFEAMELGKPLLMIKRSGMSNWLTKYGFGAVCEPSESGIAAGLQELVDKRQDWAKEAVLMRQIYQKEFAWPLMQQRLRRIYASFETK
- the wzx gene encoding O-unit flippase-like protein; this translates as MPNRFEVTRKSIVWSYAGTIFSMASNFLLLPIIFHFLNSQEIGYWYLILSINGLIALFDFGFDPAFARNIAYIWSGAKTLKSRGVDKEHDHTVINYHLLASTIHAARAIYMILAIVAVVLVGIFGTIYMNAFVFSKLPDAEYKWTWLVFCFSLFLNLYFGYFSALLRGSGKIDSVNKAQVFSRSLQILLTFGGFLIYPSILSPVIGLVMYGIIFRTICSHFYWQDEEVRSHRDVLKSPMNWHEIKEIFLFIWPNTWRDGLVSMSNYVTSQGMSLMAGAFLPLSVTGVYSVGVQFASAIGTASSAINGAYNPILQSNFVKQDFASIRDKTSKAVAAYVWLFLIASVGTLLVIFPLLKLIKPASVPTLEVFLPLILYYFLYQQHSVHASYIANANIIPYTKAFLISAGANLVGLWLGLELTNGNIYFLLFFPILVQAAYNNWRWPSYYYKMIDSTLLSSIKQGTIAWGKTFANFFKSGSNV